CTTGGCCCCCTTACGGTGGGAAAACGCCAGGGATTGGGGGAAATCCGAGCAGCACCTCCCGGGTTTGGGTGGCTAGATTTCAACCAGGAATGTGACAGCCTCACAGCAGCTGTGTCCTGCCTAAAAGGAGCTCTATTTAAAATCTTTCAACAGCTGAACAGCATCGAGGAACCCCTCCCATCAACTCCCCAGCACCACCGACCTCTCTCCCAGCAAACCCCCGCCGCGTCCGCACCCcccccaataattttttttaaatccaagccACAGAATGGACatggggacacacacacacacacacacacacacacacacacacttcaaaaATCCAATCGGATCGTTAGCCTTCCAGAACGAAGGAGGGTAACTGGGGAGCCATACACGGGATCAGACAGAAGCCCACCTTCCTCCTACCCCACTCGCTCGGAGGAGGAAACTCCCACCTCCCGGAGTCCCCTCGGCAAGAGAGAAGCCCCCTCCTACCTGCGTGGATCTGAGCTACAGGGGAAAGACCGAACCAACCCGGCAAACAAGACTCAAGAGGCTGGTCCCTTGCCGAAGCCATCCTCGTTCCCTTCCTCCTGCGGgcaaacatcttttttttcctccctgggAGATCGGAGACGGGCTGAAGATGGGCAGAGTTGGGGAGTGGGGGGTGATGAGCCAGGCTCCCGCTGGCACTGGCTTGCCATTGCTGTCTGCATGCTTAAGAGATGACAGGAGCCTCGGAGACAGAAAAGGCAAAGACAATGTGGGTGATGCAAAGTGAGGCTGGGCTGCTTTTCTTTGGTAACTAACACCTGTAGCCATTTTTGTTGGGGGAATGTTTACAAGGCACTAAACTGGCTGATTCTGAGTCCCCTCTCCGCGAGTGAGGGAGGCACTGTTTCATTCTGCTGGGTATTTGCACCAATCCACCAAGGCAGCTACAGCCACCATACTTTACTATTCCCCACAAGTCTCAGAGGAGAGAGGACAAGATTAGAAACTTGGGaggcaggggaaggagagggagagggacagaaggGCTTCGGAGAGATTTTAGGGAAGTGCCCTTCCACAGACGTTTCTATCTTCTGCTCACCttggggaaatggagagaaagcGATGGAGTGGAGGCGGGAGGTTGGTGGGGTGGGATGGGAATAGCGGGGACAGGCAAACACATCACATCAAGGCAGAGTGTATGTAATTAATTGGTGTGTTAAGCAGCACGTTTATGCTTTAGTACAAATGagcctggaggaaaaaaatgatttctcaGAAGGGGTTCTTTAATCCTACCTGATACTGCatctgaaaaacagagaaagtgttggggtgggggtgagttCTCCTAAGGAAAAGGAATTCTCCCTCGATTTAGAAAGGAAGTTAACAGTGTTGAGACATACAACTAGAAAAAATGCCTCTCCTcacccctctctgcctctctcctgcTACCTAcattcctgcctccttttgttAAAGGGATAAAGAGAAACCGAAGCCCCTACCTTTGAGTATAACCCCCAAGAGAGCTCGGTCTCTATCACCATAACAACAATGCCAAACATCCCAAAAATCAAAGCATAGTCACTCAGCCGTTTCCTCTTTTCAAACAAGGCTCTCCTGTGTCCCAGTTTATAGCCGatattttggtttttccttttattgGCCTTGGGGAAGGTGCTGATGCTGCTGGTGCCAGAGTGCTGGTGGTTGTGGGTGGTATTTGGATGATGGAGCAGGGTCTGATTGGAATGGTGATCCTCCCGGGAAGAGATGACAATCTCGGGTGGATTGCTGGAGCTGAAGATCTGGAGGGGTTGGCTTTCAGGCTCAGACTCTATAAGGTTCCTCCTAGAGGCACTTAGCCTGCTCAAGGGTTTCATCACCCCACCACTGTACTTGCACGAGCTCATGGCTATCTCCGTGAAAGGGTTGCTATCTCTCCTGTGGACCAGTGGGCTCGCCTGTCTATGCTTGCAGCCTCCTCCGGCCCCACTTGTAGCTGTTGAACTTGGAGAATGGCCAACCAAGTGGTCATTCAGATTGAGCTGGCTGCCTTGCCTAGAGGAAGGGTGGAGGATGATGGTAGAGTTGGAGGAAGGTGGGGCCCTGAAAGCAGTGGGAGAAGAGTGAAGCAGGCTGTGATGGAGAGGTTGGCTCTGGAGTTGGTTGAGCTGGGTGAGGGGCCTTGAAGACTGGGGTGCCGGTGGTGGgggtggctgctgctgctgctgctgggggGCCAGGGCTGCCGGAGccggtggtggtggtggctgttgaggctgctgctgttgctgctgctgctgttgctgttgctgctgctgctgctgctgttgctcaTCCCCCGAAGATGGACAGGGACACTTGAGGTCTTCGTCCAAGTCTCCCACCCCAGAG
This genomic window from Gracilinanus agilis isolate LMUSP501 unplaced genomic scaffold, AgileGrace unplaced_scaffold42815, whole genome shotgun sequence contains:
- the LOC123255301 gene encoding small conductance calcium-activated potassium channel protein 3-like codes for the protein MDTSGHFHDSGVGDLDEDLKCPCPSSGDEQQQQQQQQQQQQQQQQQQPQQPPPPPAPAALAPQQQQQQPPPPPAPQSSRPLTQLNQLQSQPLHHSLLHSSPTAFRAPPSSNSTIILHPSSRQGSQLNLNDHLVGHSPSSTATSGAGGGCKHRQASPLVHRRDSNPFTEIAMSSCKYSGGVMKPLSRLSASRRNLIESEPESQPLQIFSSSNPPEIVISSREDHHSNQTLLHHPNTTHNHQHSGTSSISTFPKANKRKNQNIGYKLGHRRALFEKRKRLSDYALIFGMFGIVVMVIETELSWGLYSKMQYQ